In the Topomyia yanbarensis strain Yona2022 chromosome 3, ASM3024719v1, whole genome shotgun sequence genome, one interval contains:
- the LOC131694010 gene encoding leukocyte receptor cluster member 1 homolog: MNILPKKSWHVRTKDNIARVRRDEAKAAEEEKERQRRIDLADQEAKINFLRQKARSGKSVTESTYVPSELEVRVNRKEHVNFFEDLETGKDDGVKRKNVDHEQEKKEEQEKYEKQIGYLTYLGQDTNEALGKRDWYDTAPQRSDVLDKDGKRVEIGLKTKSFNDPLNVMRRYLPEKSLPSIPNPNLTKKDEVVSSSSSSKKLQYQSLIDPTIDRSKKRRRCESSHSRSESEQKKRKKHKKHKKKHKKRKSNKEEQSSDEEERCTKKAKLDMLRKERLIREQEEKIRAEKLLSKIRGDTVSLPPKQQKAPEPAIKQKYNSQFNPEIAKQNYE; encoded by the exons ATGAATATTCTTCCCAAAAAAAG CTGGCATGTTCGCACTAAGGACAATATTGCCCGAGTGCGACGCGATGAAGCCAAAGCAGCCGAGGAAGAAAAGGAACGCCAACGAAGGATTGATCTTGCTGACCAagaagcaaaaataaatttccttAGGCAGAAGGCACGATCAGGAAAATCTGTAACGGAATCAACTTATGTTCCAAGCGAATTAGAAGTGAGAGTCAATAGAAAGGAGCATGTAAATTTTTTCGAAGATTTAGAAACAGGGAAAGATGATGGAGTCAAGCGAAAGAATGTAGATCATGAACAGGAGAAAAAGGAAGAGCAGGAAAAGTATGAAAAGCAGATTGGCTATCTCACATACTTAGGCCAGGATACAAACGAAGCTTTGGGAAAACGGGATTGGTACGATACGGCTCCACAGAGGAGCGATGTGTTAGATAAGGATGGGAAACGCGTAGAGATTGGTCTAAAAACGAAGTCTTTCAATGACCCACTGAATGTAATGCGCCGATATCTTCCGGAGAAATCATTGCCTTCTATTCCGAATCCGAATTTAACTAAGAAAGATGAAGTTGTTTCAAGCTCTTCATCGTCCAAAAAATTGCAGTACCAATCACTGATCGATCCAACTATAGATCGTTCGAAGAAACGTCGTAGATGTGAATCCTCGCACAGCAGAAGTGAATCTGAACAAAAGAAAAGGAAAAAGCATAAGAAACACaagaaaaaacataaaaaacgaAAATCTAATAAGGAAGAACAATCATCCGATGAAGAAGAAAGGTGCACAAAAAAGGCGAAATTGGATATGTTACGCAAAGAAAGATTAATTCGAGAGCAAGAAGAGAAGATTCGAGCGGAGAAATTATTATCGAAAATTAGAGGCGACACTGTATCGCTTCCTCCGAAGCAACAGAAAGCACCGGAACCGgctataaaacaaaaatataactcTCAGTTTAATCCAGAAATAGCTAAACAGAATTATGAATGA
- the LOC131694014 gene encoding large ribosomal subunit protein uL16m codes for MFLINGTFKQLLSDILRIPHNQQIATMKYFAPPIEYKNTVIPERPKLRFMDKVPVMPSNMKAPKMQKKLKFMRGPEMVHTTLLHKQYGIVATGGGRLRWGHFEMMRLGIGRKMDTSRMFAIWRVDAPWQPISKKGQGQRMGGGKSAIDHYVTPVKSGRVILEIAGKCEFEEVKPFLDIACHKLPFKAMVVSHEMLEEMRAKEERLQRENLNPYTFKYIIQNNLGGCHRWLSPVDHKWFGKYL; via the exons ATGTTTCTAATAAACGGGACCTTCAAACAGTTACTCTCAG atattttgagaATACCACATAACCAACAAATCGCTACGATGAAATATTTTGCGCCTCCTATCGAATACAAAA atACCGTTATACCGGAAAGACCAAAATTGCGCTTCATGGACAAAGTTCCGGTGATGCCGTCAAACATGAAAGCTCCTAAGATGCAGAAAAAGTTAAAGTTTATGCGAGGTCCAGAGATGGTACACACCACACTGTTGCATAAACAGTACGGAATTGTGGCCACCGGAGGAGGCAGACTACGATGGGGACACTTTGAGATGATGCGTTTGGGAATAGGCCGCAAAATGGATACTAGCCGAATGTTTGCAATCTGGCGTGTGGATGCACCTTGGCAACCAATTTCGAAGAAGGGTCAAGGTCAGCGTATGGGTGGCGGTAAATCGGCTATCGATCATTACGTGACCCCGGTCAAAAGTGGGCGAGTGATATTGGAAATTGCAGGAAAGTGTGAGTTTGAAGAAGTGAAACCGTTTCTTGATATCGCGTGCCACAAACTCCCTTTCAAAGCGATGGTGGTATCGCACGAAATGTTAGAGGAAATGCGCGCTAAAGAGGAAAGACTGCAGCGAGAAAACTTGAATCCGTATACATTCAAGTACATCATACAGAACAATCTAGGTGGGTGTCACAGATGGCTTTCGCCGGTCGATCATAAATGGTTCGGAAAATATCTTTAA
- the LOC131694016 gene encoding selenoprotein F has protein sequence MMISIYVIFVSLLFACIKSEFTSKDCRELGFIKAQLFCSSCNSLGEYGLDELKDHCRECCQKDAEGDGKLKVYPKAVLEVCTCKFGAYPQIQAFIKSDRPAKFPNLTIKYVRGLDPMVKLIDEFGSVKETLSITKWNTDTVQEFFETRLTKVSVDDYLRTNRV, from the exons aTGATGATTTCAATTTATGTGATTTTCGTATCGCTACTGTTTGCATGT ATAAAATCAGAATTCACTTCAAAAGACTGTCGAGAGCTTGGATTTATTAAAGCTCAATTATTTTGCTCATCATGTAACAGTTTGGGCGAATATGGACTAGACGAGTTGAA GGACCACTGTCGTGAATGCTGTCAAAAGGACGCCGAAGGTGACGGAAAACTAAAAGTATACCCAAAAGCAGTATTAGAAGTGTGTACCTGCAAATTTGGCGCTTATCCTCAAATTCAGGCGTTCATCAAAAGCGATCGTCCCGCCAAATTCCCAAATCTGACCATCAAATATGTTCGAGGTTTAGATCCGATGGTTAAGCTGATAGATGAATTTGGTAGTGTGAAGGAAACCCTATCGATCACCAAGTGGAACACTGATACAGTGCAAGAATTCTTTGAAACGAGACTGACTAAGGTTTCGGTGGATGATTATCTGAGAACGAACAGAGTATAG
- the LOC131687916 gene encoding uncharacterized protein LOC131687916 — translation MALRRWRCLDNRMNKDPLLAGELNAKIQDHINKGYIRKLSAEELIVNRPRVWYLPIFPIVNPNKPGKTRLVWDAAATAFGVSLNSVLLKGPEQLTSLLSVLIQFREFRTAVCGDIREMYHQVRMREDDQHCQRFFWKACETDIDPSVYVVQVMTFGACCSPSTAQYVKNYNAKRFEQEHPEAVHAIVKQHYVDDMLLSVESEEEAIQVVREVQTVHRSAGFEMRNWISNSPRVVAAMSETGSDEKSLSIGDKHVSERVLGMWWNTSTDCFTYKMSPRYEQLLISGQRRPTKREVLRTLMMIFDPLGLIAHFLMQLKSLLQEIWRTSVGWDDPINESLFQKWLSWLTVLPQVSSIEIPRCYRTLTSATDGTVVQLHTFVDASENGFAAAVYLRFQEGETIECRLAGAKTRVAPLKFLSIPKSELQAAVIAMRLAGTIAKSLSVKINLRFFWTDSRDVLCWLNSDHRRYSQFVAFRVSEILETTNVNEWQWVPTKLNVADEGTKWTRAPDMTASSRWFCGPNFLWQPKKAWPVSPHSFGSTKEELRPHLLLHTMPLDPVVQPHDFSEWSSLLRRMAYVTRFVDNLKQAKMKKPRQSGPLTRYELRKAENYLFRLAQRSAYPDEIAVLNEPLSTTQQRKLIKNNSSLSKMCAFLDKNGVLRARGRTQECKFTDYDAANPVILPRNHHITRLIVSNAHKQFNHQNHETIINELRQRFRSPRLKATYHAIRKECQQCKNNQAAPQPPAMADLPLARLAAFARPFTYMGIDYFGPMTVSVGRRTEKRWGVLATCLTIRAVHLELAHTLTTDSCIMAIRNIFARRGVPAVIYSDRGTNFQGASKELQLALQELDDDRLMREFTTARTEWTFNPPASPHMGGAWERLVQSVKRNLTVLQSNATPTHEVLQNALVEVENVLNSRPLTSVPLENDESPVLTPNHFLLGTQNGLRPWVPFDDSSAALRNSWQRSQAMANRFWQLWVRDYLPTLTRKPKWLTTAKPIAVGDVVIIVDPNLRRNCWPKGRVICVKPGADGQVRWATVQTANGIYERPAVKLAVLDVGVEMNASGRPLLHSGGSVNSATQLSEPLGAHATNQQH, via the coding sequence ATGGCACTGCGAAGATGGCGATGCCTAGATAACCGCATGAATAAGGATCCACTTCTGGCGGGAGAATTGAACGCGAAAATCCAGGATCATATCAACAAAGGCTACATTCGCAAGTTGTCCGCGGAAGAGCTGATAGTAAACCGCCCACGAGTTTGGTACCTTCCGATATTTCCAATCGTCAATCCGAACAAGCCGGGCAAAACGAGACTCGTATGGGATGCAGCTGCCACCGCCTTTGGAGTTTCACTCAACTCAGTTCTGTTAAAAGGCCCAGAGCAACTGACATCTCTTCTATCTGTTCTGATCCAGTTCCGGGAGTTTCGGACAGCGGTATGCGGCGACATCCGTGAGATGTACCACCAAGTAAGGATGCGGGAGGACGACCAGCATTGCCAACGCTTCTTCTGGAAGGCCTGCGAGACAGATATCGACCCTAGCGTCTACGTAGTGCAGGTAATGACGTTCGGCGCATGCTGCTCGCCGAGTACGGCACAATACGTAAAAAATTACAATGCAAAGAGATTCGAACAAGAACACCCAGAAGCAGTTCACGCAATCGTAAAGCAACACTACGTTGACGATATGCTTCTGAGTGTGGAATCTGAGGAGGAAGCAATACAAGTGGTTCGAGAAGTACAGACAGTGCACAGATCAGCAGGCTTCGAAATGCGGAACTGGATCTCCAACTCACCCAGAGTTGTGGCAGCTATGAGCGAAACAGGCTCCGATGAGAAAAGCCTCAGTATCGGCGACAAACACGTGTCAGAACGGGTTCTCGGAATGTGGTGGAACACCTCAACAGACTGCTTCACATATAAAATGTCACCGCGGTACGAGCAGCTACTGATCAGTGGGCAGCGACGACCGACAAAACGCGAAGTGCTTCGGACGTTAATGATGATATTCGATCCCTTAGGACTCATAGCACACTTCCTAATGCAACTAAAATCCTTGCTGCAAGAAATCTGGAGAACTTCAGTCGGCTGGGATGACCCCATCAATGAGTCGTTGTTTCAAAAGTGGTTGTCATGGCTGACAGTGTTGCCGCAGGTATCGTCTATCGAAATACCTCGATGCTACCGAACACTCACATCCGCGACGGACGGAACGGTGGTACAACTGCACACGTTCGTCGACGCAAGCGAGAACGGTTTCGCAGCTGCAGTGTATTTGCGTTTTCAGGAAGGAGAAACCATCGAATGCAGACTGGCCGGAGCAAAGACGAGAGTCGCGCCGCTAAAGTTTCTCTCCATTCCGAAGTCCGAACTGCAAGCCGCCGTGATAGCCATGAGATTAGCGGGAACCATTGCCAAATCGCTATCCGTCAAAATCAATCTACGTTTCTTCTGGACTGACTCCAGAGATGTCCTCTGCTGGCTCAACTCGGATCACCGTCGGTATAGCCAATTCGTGGCCTTCCGTGTTAGCGAGATCCTGGAAACGACGAACGTCAACGAATGGCAGTGGGTGCCAACGAAGCTGAACGTGGCAGACGAGGGAACCAAATGGACACGAGCTCCAGATATGACAGCCTCTAGTCGATGGTTTTGCGGTCCCAATTTTCTCTGGCAACCGAAGAAAGCATGGCCTGTTTCCCCGCACTCATTTGGATCGACTAAAGAGGAGTTGCGGCCTCATCTTCTGCTTCATACCATGCCGTTGGACCCAGTGGTTCAGCCACATGATTTCTCGGAATGGTCTTCTCTACTGCGCCGAATGGCTTATGTGACCCGTTTCGTGGACAACCTGAAGCAAGCTAAGATGAAAAAACCAAGGCAGAGTGGCCCTCTGACTCGTTACGAGCTAAGAAAAGCGGAAAATTACCTGTTTCGTCTTGCACAGCGCAGTGCGTATCCCGATGAGATAGCAGTCCTGAATGAACCCTTATCAACCACCCAGCAACGCAAGCTTATAAAAAACAACAGTTCGCTAAGCAAGATGTGCGCCTTTCTTGACAAGAACGGCGTTCTAAGGGCCCGCGGCCGAACCCAAGAATGTAAATTCACAGATTACGACGCCGCTAATCCGGTTATTCTTCCACGGAATCACCACATCACTAGGCTTATCGTGTCCAACGCACACAAGCAGTTTAACCACCAGAACCATGAGACGATCATCAACGAGCTTCGCCAGCGATTCCGCAGTCCACGTCTGAAGGCAACGTACCATGCGATCCGGAAGGAGTGCCAACAGTGTAAAAATAACCAGGCTGCCCCGCAACCACCTGCGATGGCCGATCTACCACTCGCTCGCCTGGCTGCCTTTGCTCGACCATTTACGTACATGGGGATAGACTATTTTGGCCCAATGACGGTATCCGTCGGACGACGCACGGAGAAACGTTGGGGGGTACTGGCAACATGTCTTACCATTCGCGCCGTACACTTAGAACTCGCTCACACACTGACGACAGATTCCTGTATCATGGCTATACGCAACATCTTCGCTAGAAGGGGAGTTCCGGCAGTGATCTACAGCGACCGTGGCACAAACTTCCAGGGCGCCAGTAAGGAGCTACAGCTAGCGCTACAGGAACTCGACGACGACCGGCTGATGCGGGAGTTCACCACGGCTCGAACGGAATGGACTTTTAATCCGCCAGCCTCTCCTCACATGGGAGGAGCATGGGAACGTCTGGTTCAGTCCGTGAAACGGAACCTAACTGTGCTGCAATCGAATGCTACGCCAACTCACGAGGTGCTCCAGAACGCGTTGGTGGAAGTTGAGAACGTTCTCAACTCGCGGCCACTCACTAGCGTCCCGCTGGAAAACGACGAATCTCCAGTGCTGACGCCCAATCACTTTCTGCTGGGTACGCAAAACGGCTTACGACCGTGGGTGCCATTCGACGACAGCTCTGCAGCTCTACGAAACAGCTGGCAACGTTCGCAGGCCATGGCCAACCGATTCTGGCAGTTGTGGGTTAGAGACTATCTTCCAACGCTTACTCGGAAACCGAAGTGGCTCACAACAGCAAAACCCATTGCAGTCGGCGACGTTGTCATCATCGTGGACCCAAATCTACGGCGAAACTGCTGGCCGAAGGGTCGAGTTATCTGCGTCAAACCTGGTGCAGATGGACAAGTGAGATGGGCGACGGTGCAGACGGCCAACGGAATCTACGAGAGGCCTGCCGTTAAACTCGCTGTCCTGGACGTAGGCGTTGAGATGAATGCTTCAGGGAGACCCTTACTGCATTCCGGGGGGAGTGTTAACAGCGCTACACAGTTAAGCGAGCCCCTCGGCGCCCATGCAACAAATCAACAACACTAA
- the LOC131694015 gene encoding mucin-5AC-like translates to MKCFICLLAVVSCALAVPVDQQTSTLTSTPTISNFGAKLQPTASDNNRPSITPQHPAQWTSASSNNGQQTNTRTTDIKTNSQTASKIAQKRDTQSVPVQPASAINPASVTAVKSNTPTSAPVPAKQITKVRRTAQKPATTSTVLQNNSDNKNQAIPISSNQPAKVVPAVQPVKNN, encoded by the exons ATGAAGTGTTTT ATCTGTTTACTTGCTGTGGTGTCGTGCGCGCTAGCCGTACCAGTTGATCAACAGACATCTACGTTGACTAGTACGCCGACGATCAGCAACTTTGGAGCTAAACTTCAACCAACAGCCAGCGATAATAATAGACCATCGATTACTCCACAACATCCAGCACAGTGGACATCTGCGTCAAGTAACAATGGCCAACAGACCAATACCCGTACCACTGATATCAAAACCAACAGTCAAACTGCCAGTAAAATCGCTCAAAAACGAGATACCCAGAGTGTCCCTGTTCAGCCAGCATCCGCAATAAACCCTGCATCTGTTACAGCTGTAAAGAGCAACACCCCCACCAGTGCGCCTGTCCCAGCTAAGCAGATAACCAAAGTACGGCGAACTGCCCAAAAACCAGCAACAACCTCAACTGTTCTACAAAACAATAGTGATAATAAAAATCAAGCCATCCCAATTTCCAGCAATCAACCCGCTAAGGTTGTACCAGCCGTCCAGCCAGTTAAAAACAACTAA